In the genome of Metabacillus litoralis, the window GTAAAGAGTTGAGAATTGGTGTTTATTTTTAAATAAAAAGAGACTCTGTGTATAATACACAGAGTCTTATAGTTTGTGTAGGACGAAACAGATAACTAGAGAAATTGGTAACGCTTGCAAAAAAAGCGTTAATTTTCTAGGGACACTCTATCGTGTACCTATATGATACTATATTCTTCAAGCTTTGTAAATATTCTGTTTATTAATTTTACTATTTGTTTTAAAGTAATGTTTGTCCTCATATTTATTAGCATCTACTTAGAAAGGAACTAAAAGAATGAAGATTAGAATTTTATTTTATTTAATTGGGCTCTTCTTAATGGGTTTTGGTGTCACACTGACAATAAAAGCTGACTTAGGAGCTGGGGCTTGGGATGCCTTAAACGTTGGTCTGTCAAATGTGATTGGGTTAACAGTAGGAAGTTGGGTTATTATCATTGGGGTAATCTTAATATTTATTAACGCCTTAATCGTTAGAGGAAAACCTAAATTCCTAGCTGTGGTTACAATTTTATTAATAGGTTTTTCAGTAGATTTTTGGCTGATAGTAGTTATGAGCAACGTTCATTTAAGTACATTATTATTACAGGTAATATCTCTTATCGCAGGGATAATACTTATTTCCATTGGCGTAGCCATGTATTTGCAAACAAAATTCCCTGCTAATCCAATTGATCAACTGATGATCTCGTTGCATGAAAGGTTTCATTTGAACTTTATGATTGCTAAAACAATTGGAGAGGTTACCGCACTAATTTTAGCCTTTATTTTACAAGGACCCATTGGGGTAGGGACAATTATTATTACCTTTTTAATTGGTCCAATGATTCAATGGATAAATAAGCCTATGACGAAGAGGTATGAGTTATTGCTAAGGAGATAATAGAGAAATCACCATGTTCAGAACTTTTTAGAAGTACTGATTTAAAAATTTTGGATAAACCATTTCCCGATTGAAAACAATAATGATAAGCATGTTGAAAGGAGTAAAAACCATGAAAAGAAGATTGCTCATTTCTTTAGTTTTGCTTTTATCATTTAGTTTTTCAAGTGCTGTATTAGCAGAAGGGAAAACACAAAAGCCGAAGATGCCTGGTTCGGTAATGGATATTTCAAAGGAAAACACATATCCAAACCCCACTCAGGATTTACCTTATTTACAGCCAAGTGAGCTAACTCAGCAACTGATTGACACTGCAGAAGTTCCAATTGAGAATCCTGATTTGATTCGTATTTTAAATGAATCCAGTATTTCTGATGCACCACTTGCCTTTGGGTATCGTGCCACTATTTATTTAGGTCAGTGGGCACTTAATTATGAATCAACTGAAACAGCAACAAATTGGGAGTATCAAAAAATAAACACAAATTATCAAGATAACCGTGGTGGAAAATCACAAATCCAAATGCATTATCGCCAGGAGGCACAAAAATCTGTTAAAGGTGGCTTAACCGCCAAAGTCCCTGAAGCAGAGCATGTTAAAAAAATGATGTTGTTAGAGGCAATGAGGAAAACCAATTTACCTTTAGCGTTTGAAACGATCATTGGGGCAGGAACAAAGAAAGATCAAGTGTATAATGTACCTCCAAAAAAATTAGGCTATTTATATGCCTATGCGCCTGCAGTAAATGAAAAAGGAAAAGTAACGTACGGTGAAGTTTATTTAGTGTTAAAAGGTAATAAGAAAAGCATTGTTGTGAAAAATGTAACATCACAAGGAATTGGTGCTTGGATTCCGCTACAAGATCATGCTTCCTTTGGATTTGTTACGTCTGATCAACCTAGATAAGCGTTTTAAAAAAATCAGTACCATCTTTTAGGTACTGATTTTTTCATTTTGGTTTAATGTAATTCTTTCTTCTGCTAACTGAATTCCTTCATCAAAAAGAGCATTAGCAATGATTTTTCTTGCTTCCTTTGCCGCATTCCAATAATGCAGGTCATCAACTAAACCGATTACTGCATATTCGTATCCCCGGTAATTAGCATTTAAAGAGGTGATTCCGAATAAGTGAAAGGGCTCAATAATTGTGTTAGAAACATCTCTTTTTAAGTAGTCTCCCAATTCTTGATTTAGTTTTTCACAGGTGTGTTCTAGGACTGTCCACACTTTCTCTGGATCCTCCCTAAAGCTTGTAACAACACGCTCAATAACTCGCATCCGATCTATATTATAGTTATGAATTTGCTTTATTTCACCGTTACTAATAGTTAGTAATTTTCCACTCCATTCTCGTACCTTTAAAGAACGGAGGCCGATTTCTTCAACAGTACCATTAAATGTGTTGTTGATTGTAATAAAATCACCTTGATGAAGCTGTTTTTCATAAATTAAAAACATTCCTGCTAAAATGTCCTTTATTAAGCTTTGTGCTCCAAACCCGATGACAATACCTGCCACACCGGCACCTGCTAGGATGGATCCGAAATTTTCAACAAATAAAGAAATAATGTATAAGATGAAACCTATAGTTGCGGCATATCTTGTAACAGATCTAATCAAACTTTCAATTGTTTTTTCTTTTCGTTCTTCTATAAAATCTGTTCGCTGAAAGAACTTTCTTATAAAGAAATTGATAATAAAAACACTCACTGCTAAGAGAATAGCAACAATAATTACTTTTAGTAACTCATATTCTTTTAAAAATGCTACTACCTGTTCCATCTTCTCACCCTATATATTCGATTTTCTTTTTGTAAAATCTATATCTTGGTAATAACTATTTTTAACAAGTACATTAGGTCCTAGACATTGAACAGCTGGACAGTGACAATTTAATGATTTAGCAAGGTTTGTATTCATCCAGTTTGAATAGGCAGATTGTAGAGTGTTATGCTGAATATTCCCGAGTGGCGGAGTATCGCCAAAGTCAGTCACGATAATATCTCCATTAAAGATATTTACATTAAGTCTTGAACGGCCATCAGGATCATTTCGTACCGTAACATTTTTGCTTTCACGTAAACGTTGGATGAGTTCTAAGTCCTCTTCATTTTGACTGCAAGCATAAAATGGTAAGGTTCCAAACAACATCCATACACTTTCATCCCGAAAATTTAATAACTGATGAATTGCTTTTCTCATTTCTGGAAGAGAAAGAGTTTCTAAGGCACTTGCAAAATCACTTGGATACATTGGGTGAATTTCATGACGCTGACAAAGCATGTCTTCAACAATCTGCTTATGTATTTTCTCCATGTAAGGAAGTGTTCGTTTATTAAGCATCGTTTCAGCAGATACAATTACACCAGCCTTTACTAAAGCTCGGCTATTCTCAATCATTCGATCAAATAAAGCAGCTCTTTGTTGGTAAGTTGGCTTTCGGTCCATAACAGCAAACCCGACCTCGACGAATTCATCAATTGTTCCCCAGTTATGAGATATATGTAAAACATCAAGGTAAGGAATAATTTTTTCGTAACGCTTTAAATCCAAGGTTAAATTTGAATTAATTTGTGTACGTATACCGCGTTCATGGGCATACTTAAGGAGAGGCACCACATACTGTTCAACAGATTTTAATGAAAGCATCGGCTCTCCACCTGTAATACTTAAAGAACGTAATGTTGGTACTTCATCTAATCTTTTTAGCAGCAGATCAATAGGAAGTGCTTTTGGATCTTTAGGTTGTAAGGTATAACCAACTGCACAATGCTCGCATCTCATATTACAAAGAGTTGTTGTGGTAAATTCAATATTCGTTAACATCATTTCGCCATACTGCTCTATATCTAAATAAGCTTCCCATGGATCATATGAGGTTGTTATTGCTTTTAATGGTTTTAGTGCATTCATAATGTTTGCTCCTTCTTAAAAGGGTGAAAATGATCTATACATTCGCTTATTTTAACAGAAACCTAAAGGGAGAACATCCATTAATTCTGATAGTTATACTTGTCAAAGAATTGTAAATCATCTACGATACATGTATCTGAAAGGAGAGAAACAATGGGTAACGCAGTACACGATAAGGATTCTCAACTATCCTATTTGAAAAATCGCCTAAATATGTTTTTAGAAGTCATTGACTCGATGGATCCCGAATCGACAGATGTAGACGATGTTGATCGTTTAATTCAAATGCTTGATGATCTTGAACTAAAGCATAATCAGTTTAAAAAAGATTGGAAAGAATGAGCTGGCACTAATTGTGTCGGCTTTTTTTAATGGCATTGCATACCAAAAGAAATCCTGAAAACGCTTCTTTTCAATAAATCGCTTGAGGAGTATAATAAAAATTGTGGGAAAAGACCGAAAGTTTACTAAATTAGTAGTGATTAGTGTAGGCACATCCTTGATTGCTGAGCTTTCACACGAGGGGGAGAATCGAGATGGAGAACTTTTATGAAAGCATGTATCAATTAATAGTAGAAACTTCGACTAACTTACCAAAAGACGTAAGAAGAGCAATTGCAGCAGCAAAATTAAAAGAAAATGCTGGAACACGCTCAGCGATGTCTCTTGCAACGATTACAAATAATATTAAAATGGCTGATGATAATGTTTCTCCAATTTGCCAGGATACAGGCTTACCTACCTTTAAAATAAAAGTGCCGGTATCGGCTAATCAGATTGATATGAAAAAGCAAATTAAACGCGCAATCGAACAAGCTACAAAAGATGGAAAGTTAAGACCAAATTCTGTTGACTCTATTTCTGGTGATAATAGTGGGGACAACCTTGGAGAAGGAACCCCTGTTATTAAATTTGAACAATGGGAAAACGATTATATTGATGCCCGCCTCATTCTAAAAGGAGGAGGTTGTGAAAATAAAAATATCCAGTATAGTCTTCCTTGTGAGCTTGAAGGATTAGGAAAAGCAGGCCGTGACTTAGACGGAATTCGTAAGTGTATTATGTATTCTGTATATCAAGCACAAGGACAAGGTTGTAGTGCCGGCTTCATCGGTGTTGGAATTGGTGGAGATCGTACAAGTGGTTATGAGTTGGCGAAGGAACAGCTGTTTAGAAGAGTTGATGATGTGAATGAACGTGAGGAGTTACGTCAACTTGAAGAATATGTTATGGATAATGCCAATGAGTTAGGAATTGGAACAATGGGCTTTGGTGGTGAAACAACATTACTAGGTTGTAAGGTTGGGGTTATTAACCGTATTCCAGCTAGTTTCTTTGTTTCGGTTGCCTATAATTGTTGGGCATATCGCCGTTTAGGTGTATACATTGATCCAAAAACAGGTTCAATCAATGAGTGGTTATATCAAGACGGAGAAGAAGTAGATTTTTCTCAAGATGAGGTTGCGGCAACTCATGAGCAAAGTGAACAATCAAGAGAAGTAGTCCTTGAAGCGCCTATTACAGAAGAAAAAATAAGAGAGCTAAAGGTCGGGGATGTTGTTCGTATTAACGGAATGATGTATACAGGTCGTGATGCGATTCATAAATACTTATCCGAAAATGATTCACCTGTTGATTTAAATGGTCAAATTATTTATCATTGTGGTCCTGTTATGTTAAAAGATGAAGATGGAAACTATCATGTGAAAGCTGCTGGTCCTACAACTAGTATTCGTGAAGAGCCTTATCAAGGTGATATTATGAAGCGCTTTGGTATTCGTGCTGTTATCGGAAAAGGCGGAATGGGACCGAAAACATTAAAAGCACTTGGGGAGCATGGTGGTGTTTACTTAAACGCAATTGGTGGTGCAGCACAATACTATGCTGATTGTATCAAATCAGTTGAAGGTGTAGATCTTATGCAATTCGGAATACCTGAGGCTATGTGGCATTTGAAAGTAGAAGGCTTTACTGCTGTTGTTACAATGGATTCTCATGGTAATAGCCTACATGCAGATATTGATAAAAGCTCACTTGAAAAACTAGCTCAATTTAAAGAGCCTGTATTTAAATAAACGTTTGATTAGAGGAGACCTTGGTATGTTGCCAGGGTCTTCTTTTTGATTATTGTGAGGTCAATAGAAGAAATATTATGAACATTAAAGAAGTATTTCATTGTAAATTATCTGTAAAATAGGAAGATTTTTCCGTAACATTCATTTATAATCAATCCTTGGGTGCTTACGTTACTATAGGCACACTATTCCATAGGAAAATAGGTTTGGTGAACGGGGGGAAAGCTTTGCTTAAGTTTATTGTAAAGCGAAAGATTTTAGTAAGTTTAGTAACAGTTTTAGTGTTAATCGTAGGAAGCTATTCGTTATTAAAGCTGGACAAAGAATTAATGCCATCCATTAATTTTGATGGTGCGTATGTGGATGTGAGTGCTGGTGAAATGTCTGCAATTGAGGTGGAGAGGACCATCACGAATCCACTGGAACAAAGCATCCAAGGTATTGATGGAGTTGAAGAGGTTAGCTCCACAACTTCAATTGGAAGAAGTGGTCTTAATATTACAATTGAAACAGGTCGGGGTGATGAAGTTTCAAAGGAAATTGAATCTGTCGTCCAATCAACAACAGCAAATATTAGCGGCATTGATGAAGTTGTCACAGATCAAATAGGAACAAGTTCTACTTATGAGTTCTATATGGATGTGTCAAATGATGAAATGGAAGAGATGACGGCTTTCGCTGAAGAAATTTTAGAGCCACGACTAGAAGAACTTCCGGAAGTAAGGGATGTTTCTTTGGCTGGAATTCAAGAACATGAAATGGTTATTGAGTTTGATCGCGAAAAAGTTCAGGAAAAAGGTTTGGATATCTCACAAATTAGTACGGTTATAGGGCAGGCTAATAATGAGGCAACATTAGGAGAATTAAGTGAAGATCAAAACGCGCCTTCATTACGTTGGAATACAAAGTTAGAATCTGTAGAGGATGTAGAAAACATTCAAATTATGACCCAAACAGGTGCTGTTGAATTGAAAGAGGTAGCTGATGTATCAATAGACCCTAAGGAAAACTCATCATTTGTTTGGAAAAACGGTACAAAAGATTTTGTCTTTGTACAAATCGGACGAGTGGCGGATGTTACTCAAATTGAAATGGCTGAAGCAATAAGGGCAGAAATCAAAGAAATAAAAGATGAAGGTTTAGTAAAAGATTTTGAATTAAATGAAATGGTTGCACAAGCTGACTATGTTAAGGAATCGATTGATGGAGTTTCAAGTAATATCGTTATCGGTGGTGTTATCGCAGTTATTATTCTATTACTATTTTTACGCAACGTGAGAGCCACGATCATTGTCGGACTCTCTATTCCAACATCGATCTTACTCACGTTTTTAGCGATGTGGGCATTAGATTATAGTTTAAATATGTTAACGCTAATTGGCTTAGGTTTAGGGATTGGAATGATGGTTGATTCGTCTATTGTTATTCTCGAATCTATTTATAGGAAAAAAGAACAAGGACTGAAACCATTAGAGTCTGTTGTGGAGGGGACAAAAGAAGTTGCCTCAGCTGTAATTGCGTCGATGCTAACAACAATTGTTGTTTTCCTACCTATTGGTTTGTTAGGCGGAGAAATGGGGCAATTTATGATCCTTCTATCAGTGGTTGTCTCTGCTACATTGATTAGTTCTGTTATTGTCTCTTTTACCCTTATCCCGAGTTTATCTGAGAACTTTTTAAAGCTAGGGAAAAAACAGGTGAAAAAGGCAGGACGATTGTTAAAAGGTTATAGCAAATTTGTATCTTGGGTTGTTACGAAAAAAAGAAACAGCTTTATCATGGTCGGAATTTTCTTTTTGATGTTTGTTGGTTCTTTTTTCTTAGTGTCTAAAATTCCGATGACCATTATGCCTGATGTTTATAACCGCTATTCAGAGCTGATGGTTGATTTGGAAACAGGTGTGTCTGTCGAGGAAAAAGAAAAAATCGTTGAACAAATTAACGAAAGTCTCTCTAAGATTGAGGACGTTGAACAAAATTATGTGATGGATAATGGCTCTATGCTTTATACCATTATTAATATGACCAAAGGTGATGACATCGTAAAAGGACAAAAAGAAGTCAATGAGGAAATATTAAGCTCCTTACGAACAATCCAAGAGGATTACCCTATTGAAGGTATTCAAACAGCTACTTCAACAGGTGGAGGTTACCCTGTTCAAGTGTTAATTAAAGGTGAAAGCTTTGATGAGCTAAAAGAAATTGTAGATAAATTCTCTAGTGAATTAGAGCAAATCGAAGGTATTGTGGCTGTGAAAAACTCTATTGAGCGAACTTCTGTTGAAGAAGTTGTGCAGTTAAAAGAGGGTGCAATTGAAGATGCGGGATTATCCTCATCACAGGTTAGACAATTTATTGAGCAGGCCTTTTTAAATGTGCCACTGGGTGAGGTTACGGTCGAGGAAGAAAATGTTCCCCTTATAATGAAGTGGAATGAAAGTACAAATAATAAGGATGCTCTGTTAAAATTAAAAATTCCTACAAATGATGGAGAAAAGAGTCTTTCGAGCTTTATTGAACTAGTAAGTGTTGATACTCCAAATGAAATTTCTCATGATGAAGGAGATCGTTTCATCACGGTTTCGGCAGATATTAAGGATACAGATCTAGGAACAATCAATCGAGAAGTTCAATCTTTAATAAAAGATTTTGAAACGCCGACTGGTTACAATGTATCGGTTGCGGGTGATTTGGAGCAGCAACAAGAACTTATCCAAGATATGATTCTAATCCTAGCTATTTCAATATTCCTGGTTTACCTTGTTATGGCTGTCCAATTTAATAATTTGGCTCATCCTCTAGTTGTGATGTCCATTATACCTATGACTATTGTGGGCGTTATAGCAGGGCTATTCATTACACAACGTGAGTTAAGCATTATGTCAGGAATGGGGATTGTCATGTTAATAGGAATCGTTCTAAACAATGCAATCCTGCTTATTGATCGTACAAATCAATTACGTAAAGAAGGATATAGTGTGACTGAAGCTATCGTGGCAGCAGGAAAAGATCGAATCCGACCGATTTTTATGACAACTTTAACAACAGCAGGAGGAATGCTTCCACTTGCATTAGCATCAGGTACATCTGGAAACTATCAGGCTCCAATGGCTACAGCGATTATTTCTGGGTTATTATTTGCAACATTGATTACATTAGTACTTATTCCAGCTGTTTACCGTATTTTTAACAGTATAGGCAATGGTTTTAATCGTTTTTCTAAGAAAAAGAATAAAAAAGAAAAGATTGTTGAGGAAATCGCTAGCTGATGATTGAAACCCTTCATTTATTTGAAGGGTTTCTTTATGGTAGTTTTTTTCAGTATTGAAATTCTCTCTTTAACAACACTATAAATAATAACAAGAATGAGGAGAGAGTTTATGAAAAAATTGATCGTTGTTTTGACGCTTTTTTGCTTATGTTTTATTTCGATGAATTCTGTTTCTGCCGTTCCAAATAAGCCTATTCATTGGGGATTTAAAAAGAGTCGAAATCATGAACCTGCAACTGCTGGTAAGGAATTAGATGAATTGCTTTCAAAATATGGTGGCTTTTATATAGGTGATACAACGAAAAAAGATATCTACCTAACATTTGACAATGGTTATGAAAATGGGTATACACCTAAAGTTCTTGATGTTCTTAAAAAGCAAAAGGTGCCTGCAACATTTTTTGTTACAGGACATTATCTTGATTCAGAGCCTGAACTAGTAAAGCGAATGGTTAATGAAGGTCATATTGTCGGAAATCACTCATGGTATCATCCGGACCTAACAACTCAAAGTGATGAAGAATTTAAGAAAGAATTAGAATCTGTTCGTATCAAAGTAGAAGAACTGACAAGTCAAAAAGGCATGAGCTATCTTAGACCTCCAAGAGGGATTTTTAGCGAAAAGGTGCTTGCCAAAGCTGAAGAGCTTGGTTATACTTCCGTTTTTTGGTCACTTGCGTTTGTTGACTGGAAAGTAGACTCTCAAAAAGGCTGGAAGTACTCATATGATAATATTATGAAGCAAATTCATCCCGGTTCTATTATTTTGCTTCATACTGTATCAAAAGATAATGCTGAGGCATTGGATCATGCAATTGAAGAATTAAGGAAACAAGGCTATACCTTCAAAAGCCTAGATGATTTGATGATAAATAAAATGATGGATCATCCATATTTACTTTCCCTTTGATGCAATCAAAGGGTTTTTTTCCTTTTCCGTAGGTTCCTTATTTTAAAATGATATAATAAAAATAAAAGAAGATGAGGAAGAAAAAGCATGTGGATGGAAATCATAACATGTAAAGGTCCATATCATTTTGATTCAGTTCTAGATCGTCTATCATTGGATCCTATCATACATATTAATAAGGATGAACAATTGGTCAGAGTCCCTTCCGTTATAGAAGGAAAGTCATATGTACTTAATGTAAGAGCAATTGGAACAGTAAAAGAACCTGCTTTTGAACTATGTGGTACTGATAAAACGATTAAGGAAGAGGCTATAAGGCGAATTAGAAGGATATTTCAGTTTGACTTTTCTTTGAATGAGGTAATGAGTCATTTTCATCAAACAAATCTTTCTAGAATCTTTCAGCAACATGAAGGGACACCAATTGTGTTAGAATTTGATTTTTATAGCTGTTTAATGAAGTGTATTATCCATCAACAGTTAAATGTAGCTTTTGCTCATACATTAACTTCTAGATTTGTGAAAGAGTTTGGATATCAAATAGAGGGTGTTTGGTTTTACCCTACACCAGAGACAGTAGCCGGGTTGGAATATGATGACTTAAGGGCATTACAATTTAGCGGTAGAAAAGCAGAGTATGTAATTGATACCTCAAGACTTATTGCAGACGGAAAGCTCGATCTAATGGAGTTGGACTTGCTCCCTGAGGAAGAATTGATGAAGGATCTAGTGAAAATACGTGGTATTGGTCCATGGACCGTGCAAAACTTCATGCTTTCTGGTCTTGGACGTCCTAACCTATTTCCAAAAGCCGATATTGGTATACAAAAAGCAATTCAAAAGCATTTTAACCTTGAGAAAAAACCAACTAGTGATGAAATGGACGAATATAGCAAAGAGTGGTCTCCTTATTTAAGTTATGCCACGTTATATTTATGGAGAAGCATTGAGTAGAAACGGAGCGTTAAATATGAAAGAAAAGAAACAGGCGCAAGCCAGCCAAATTAAAATTTCAAAGGGACAAACTTTCCCGCTAACAATAAAGCGTTTAGGGATTAATGGTGAAGGTGTAGGCTACTTTAAACGACAAGTTGTCTTTGTCCCTGGAGCACTGCCTGGTGAAGAAGTATTAGTAGAAGCGACTAAGATTCAACCAAAGTTTGCGGAGGGAAAAGTAAAAACAATACGAAAGAAATCCCCATTCCGTGTTAAGCCGCCTTGTCCAATTTACGAGGAATGTGGTGGCTGTCAGCTTCAACATTTAGCCTATGATCAGCAACTAAAGGAAAAGCGTGATATTGTTGTTCAATCTATGGAGAGACATACAAAATTAAAAATCTCCTCTTTGGATATTCGTCAGACTATCGGTATGGAAGACCCGTGGAACTACCGAAACAAAAGTCAATTTCAAGTTGGGCAGCAAAAGGGCAAAGTAATTGCAGGGCTATACGGGTTGGATTCACACCGCCTTATTCCTATTCAAAATTGTATGGTTCAGCATCCAATAACAAATAAGGTATCTGAAGGGGTAAAGCAAATTCTCGAAGACTTCCAAGTGCCAATTTATGATGAACGAAAGAGAAAAGGGATTGTAAGAACTATTGTGACACGTGCCGGTTTTCAAACAGGAGAAGTACAGGTCGTTTTAATTACAACTCAAAAAGAAGTACCGCGTAAAAAGTTAATTATGGCTGAAATACAAAAAAGGTTTCCTGAAGTAAAATCTCTTGTTCAGAATATAAATGGAAACAAAACATCCCTTATTTTTGGTGAAAAAACATTACATCTAAGTGGAGAAGAAGTTATCCAGGAAACGTTAGGAGACTTGAGCTTCGAACTTTCAGCAAGAGCATTCTTTCAACTGAATCCTGTTCAAACTGTCAAGCTGTATGATGAAGTAAAGAAAGCAGCAAACCTTACCGGTAATGAAAAAATCGCTGATGCATACTGCGGAGTAGGAACGATTGGCTTGTGGTTAGCGAAGGATGCAAGTGAAGTACGCGGA includes:
- a CDS encoding YczE/YyaS/YitT family protein, with translation MKIRILFYLIGLFLMGFGVTLTIKADLGAGAWDALNVGLSNVIGLTVGSWVIIIGVILIFINALIVRGKPKFLAVVTILLIGFSVDFWLIVVMSNVHLSTLLLQVISLIAGIILISIGVAMYLQTKFPANPIDQLMISLHERFHLNFMIAKTIGEVTALILAFILQGPIGVGTIIITFLIGPMIQWINKPMTKRYELLLRR
- a CDS encoding YfkD famly protein; translated protein: MKRRLLISLVLLLSFSFSSAVLAEGKTQKPKMPGSVMDISKENTYPNPTQDLPYLQPSELTQQLIDTAEVPIENPDLIRILNESSISDAPLAFGYRATIYLGQWALNYESTETATNWEYQKINTNYQDNRGGKSQIQMHYRQEAQKSVKGGLTAKVPEAEHVKKMMLLEAMRKTNLPLAFETIIGAGTKKDQVYNVPPKKLGYLYAYAPAVNEKGKVTYGEVYLVLKGNKKSIVVKNVTSQGIGAWIPLQDHASFGFVTSDQPR
- a CDS encoding mechanosensitive ion channel family protein, with the translated sequence MEQVVAFLKEYELLKVIIVAILLAVSVFIINFFIRKFFQRTDFIEERKEKTIESLIRSVTRYAATIGFILYIISLFVENFGSILAGAGVAGIVIGFGAQSLIKDILAGMFLIYEKQLHQGDFITINNTFNGTVEEIGLRSLKVREWSGKLLTISNGEIKQIHNYNIDRMRVIERVVTSFREDPEKVWTVLEHTCEKLNQELGDYLKRDVSNTIIEPFHLFGITSLNANYRGYEYAVIGLVDDLHYWNAAKEARKIIANALFDEGIQLAEERITLNQNEKIST
- the yfkAB gene encoding radical SAM/CxCxxxxC motif protein YfkAB; protein product: MNALKPLKAITTSYDPWEAYLDIEQYGEMMLTNIEFTTTTLCNMRCEHCAVGYTLQPKDPKALPIDLLLKRLDEVPTLRSLSITGGEPMLSLKSVEQYVVPLLKYAHERGIRTQINSNLTLDLKRYEKIIPYLDVLHISHNWGTIDEFVEVGFAVMDRKPTYQQRAALFDRMIENSRALVKAGVIVSAETMLNKRTLPYMEKIHKQIVEDMLCQRHEIHPMYPSDFASALETLSLPEMRKAIHQLLNFRDESVWMLFGTLPFYACSQNEEDLELIQRLRESKNVTVRNDPDGRSRLNVNIFNGDIIVTDFGDTPPLGNIQHNTLQSAYSNWMNTNLAKSLNCHCPAVQCLGPNVLVKNSYYQDIDFTKRKSNI
- a CDS encoding SE1561 family protein, which produces MGNAVHDKDSQLSYLKNRLNMFLEVIDSMDPESTDVDDVDRLIQMLDDLELKHNQFKKDWKE
- a CDS encoding fumarate hydratase, with product MENFYESMYQLIVETSTNLPKDVRRAIAAAKLKENAGTRSAMSLATITNNIKMADDNVSPICQDTGLPTFKIKVPVSANQIDMKKQIKRAIEQATKDGKLRPNSVDSISGDNSGDNLGEGTPVIKFEQWENDYIDARLILKGGGCENKNIQYSLPCELEGLGKAGRDLDGIRKCIMYSVYQAQGQGCSAGFIGVGIGGDRTSGYELAKEQLFRRVDDVNEREELRQLEEYVMDNANELGIGTMGFGGETTLLGCKVGVINRIPASFFVSVAYNCWAYRRLGVYIDPKTGSINEWLYQDGEEVDFSQDEVAATHEQSEQSREVVLEAPITEEKIRELKVGDVVRINGMMYTGRDAIHKYLSENDSPVDLNGQIIYHCGPVMLKDEDGNYHVKAAGPTTSIREEPYQGDIMKRFGIRAVIGKGGMGPKTLKALGEHGGVYLNAIGGAAQYYADCIKSVEGVDLMQFGIPEAMWHLKVEGFTAVVTMDSHGNSLHADIDKSSLEKLAQFKEPVFK
- a CDS encoding efflux RND transporter permease subunit, with protein sequence MLKFIVKRKILVSLVTVLVLIVGSYSLLKLDKELMPSINFDGAYVDVSAGEMSAIEVERTITNPLEQSIQGIDGVEEVSSTTSIGRSGLNITIETGRGDEVSKEIESVVQSTTANISGIDEVVTDQIGTSSTYEFYMDVSNDEMEEMTAFAEEILEPRLEELPEVRDVSLAGIQEHEMVIEFDREKVQEKGLDISQISTVIGQANNEATLGELSEDQNAPSLRWNTKLESVEDVENIQIMTQTGAVELKEVADVSIDPKENSSFVWKNGTKDFVFVQIGRVADVTQIEMAEAIRAEIKEIKDEGLVKDFELNEMVAQADYVKESIDGVSSNIVIGGVIAVIILLLFLRNVRATIIVGLSIPTSILLTFLAMWALDYSLNMLTLIGLGLGIGMMVDSSIVILESIYRKKEQGLKPLESVVEGTKEVASAVIASMLTTIVVFLPIGLLGGEMGQFMILLSVVVSATLISSVIVSFTLIPSLSENFLKLGKKQVKKAGRLLKGYSKFVSWVVTKKRNSFIMVGIFFLMFVGSFFLVSKIPMTIMPDVYNRYSELMVDLETGVSVEEKEKIVEQINESLSKIEDVEQNYVMDNGSMLYTIINMTKGDDIVKGQKEVNEEILSSLRTIQEDYPIEGIQTATSTGGGYPVQVLIKGESFDELKEIVDKFSSELEQIEGIVAVKNSIERTSVEEVVQLKEGAIEDAGLSSSQVRQFIEQAFLNVPLGEVTVEEENVPLIMKWNESTNNKDALLKLKIPTNDGEKSLSSFIELVSVDTPNEISHDEGDRFITVSADIKDTDLGTINREVQSLIKDFETPTGYNVSVAGDLEQQQELIQDMILILAISIFLVYLVMAVQFNNLAHPLVVMSIIPMTIVGVIAGLFITQRELSIMSGMGIVMLIGIVLNNAILLIDRTNQLRKEGYSVTEAIVAAGKDRIRPIFMTTLTTAGGMLPLALASGTSGNYQAPMATAIISGLLFATLITLVLIPAVYRIFNSIGNGFNRFSKKKNKKEKIVEEIAS
- the pdaA gene encoding delta-lactam-biosynthetic de-N-acetylase, producing the protein MNSVSAVPNKPIHWGFKKSRNHEPATAGKELDELLSKYGGFYIGDTTKKDIYLTFDNGYENGYTPKVLDVLKKQKVPATFFVTGHYLDSEPELVKRMVNEGHIVGNHSWYHPDLTTQSDEEFKKELESVRIKVEELTSQKGMSYLRPPRGIFSEKVLAKAEELGYTSVFWSLAFVDWKVDSQKGWKYSYDNIMKQIHPGSIILLHTVSKDNAEALDHAIEELRKQGYTFKSLDDLMINKMMDHPYLLSL
- a CDS encoding DNA-3-methyladenine glycosylase family protein yields the protein MWMEIITCKGPYHFDSVLDRLSLDPIIHINKDEQLVRVPSVIEGKSYVLNVRAIGTVKEPAFELCGTDKTIKEEAIRRIRRIFQFDFSLNEVMSHFHQTNLSRIFQQHEGTPIVLEFDFYSCLMKCIIHQQLNVAFAHTLTSRFVKEFGYQIEGVWFYPTPETVAGLEYDDLRALQFSGRKAEYVIDTSRLIADGKLDLMELDLLPEEELMKDLVKIRGIGPWTVQNFMLSGLGRPNLFPKADIGIQKAIQKHFNLEKKPTSDEMDEYSKEWSPYLSYATLYLWRSIE